From a single Miscanthus floridulus cultivar M001 chromosome 8, ASM1932011v1, whole genome shotgun sequence genomic region:
- the LOC136476089 gene encoding dihydrolipoyllysine-residue acetyltransferase component 2 of pyruvate dehydrogenase complex, mitochondrial-like, with translation MSAAHLLRHSRKLQSLQNAVGCENLSLVRHFSSGSGSFIAKENGVGKRTRGTRFSQHNQPAKEPETFSLGVNGSCTWRRTSNSLTPSAASWLNGSLSCGQVVSARPFSSSADLPPHQEIGMPSLSPTMTEGNIAKWLKKEGDKVSPGEVLCEVETDKATVEMECMEEGYLAKIIQGDGAKEIKVGEVIAITVEEEGDIEKFKDYKPSSSAEPVAPAESKAQPEPSQPKVDEKKLTQAPDAKAPKIEEASQSGDRIFASPLARKLAEDNNVPLSSVKGTGPDGRILKADIEDYLAKGGTREAFAAPGLGYIDIPNAQIRKVTANRLLTSKQTIPHYYLTVDARVDKLVKLRGELNPLQDASGGKKISINDLVIKAAALALRKVPQCNSSWMNDFIRQYHNVNINVAVQTEHGLFVPVIRDADKKGLGTIAEEVKQLAQKARDNSLKPADYEGGTFTVSNLGGPFGIKQFCAIINPPQSAILAIGSAEKRVIPGSADGEYEFGSFMSATLSCDHRVIDGAIGAEFLKAFKGYMENPTSMLL, from the exons ATGTCCGCCGCTCATCTTCTCCGCCACTCCCGCAAG CTGCAGAGTTTGCAAAATGCTGTAGGCTGTGAGAATTTAAGTCTTGTTCGGCATTTCTCCAGCGGTTCTGGATCCTTTATCGCCAAGGAAAACG GTGTTGGAAAAAGAACCAGAGGTACCAGATTTTCCCAGCATAACCAGCCTGCAAAAGAGCCGGAGACATTCTCACTAGGAGTAAATGGAAGCTGCACTTGGAGAAGAACATCCAACAGCCTTACCCCAAGTGCTGCTAGCTGGCTCAATGGTTCACTCTCATG TGGACAGGTAGTTTCAGCACGTCCATTCTCAAGTAGTGCAG ACCTGCCTCCACATCAAGAAATCGGGATGCCGTCTCTTTCGCCTACAATGACTGAG GGAAACATTGCCAAGTGGCTTAAGAAGGAAGGAGACAAGGTCTCCCCTGGTGAGGTTCTCTGTGAGGTGGAAACT GATAAAGCCACTGTGGAGATGGAGTGCATGGAAGAGGGCTATCTCGCTAAGATTATTCAAGGAGATGGTGCAAAGGAGATTAAAGTTGGCGAG GTTATTGCTATAACCGTAGAAGAAGAGGGTGACATTGAGAAGTTTAAGGATTATAAGCCGTCATCTTCAGCTGAACCTGTAGCTCCTGCTGAATCAAAGGCTCAACCAGAACCTTCCCAGCCAAAGGTTGATGAAAAAAAGCTTACCCAGGCTCCTGATGCCAAGGCCCCGAAGATTGAAGAAGCTTCTCAATCTGGAGATCGCATATTTGCCAGCCCTCTTGCCCGTAAACTGGCTGAAGATAACAAT GTCCCACTATCAAGTGTGAAAGGTACTGGTCCTGATGGGCGTATTTTAAAGGCAGACATTGAAGATTACTTGG CCAAGGGTGGGACGAGGGAGGCTTTTGCAGCTCCAGGGCTAGGTTATATCGATATTCCAAATGCACAGATAAGAAAG GTTACCGCAAACCGCTTGCTAACATCGAAACAGACCATTCCTCATTACTACTTGACAGTAGATGCACGTGTTGACAAACTTGTCAA GTTGCGAGGTGAACTGAACCCACTGCAGGATGCTTCTGGTGGAAAGAAAATATCAATTAATGATCTTGTCATCAAG GCTGCAGCTTTGGCTCTTCGAAAGGTCCCACAGTGTAACAGCTCATGGATGAATGATTTTATTCGCCA ATACCACAATGTGAACATCAACGTGGCCGTACAGACTGAACATGGATTGTTTGTTCCAGTAATTAGG GATGCAGACAAGAAGGGACTTGGTACAATTGCTGAGGAGGTGAAGCAGTTGGCTCAAAAAGCAAGAGATAATAGCTTAAAACCAGCAGATTACGAG GGTGGCACCTTCACTGTATCAAACTTGGGAGGTCCCTTTGGAATTAAACAATTCTGTGCCATCATAAATCCTCCTCAGTCAGCAATTTTGGCCATTGGTTCTG CTGAGAAGAGGGTGATACCTGGATCTGCTGACGGTGAGTATGAATTTGGTTCATTCATGTCAGCTACACTGAGCTGTGACCACAGGGTTATAGATG GTGCAATCGGTGCGGAATTTCTGAAAGCCTTCAAGGGCTACATGGAGAACCCGACTTCAATGCTGCTGTGA
- the LOC136476090 gene encoding tetraspanin-2-like — MPIHPGLRRGHRQQQQPPRHHPPRQSAEQHSHLTTRRHHHLAMAVSNNITACVTLLALICAVPVIASGIWFASAQGEECARLARWPVAILGGLLLLAALAGFVGAYWNRRRLLAFYLFAMASLVVLLIALLVFAFAVTRGSGAYPVLGRAYDDYHLDGFSMWLRGYVSDDPGRWEKIRACLAVSDTCKKLTRQAAFTSAEQFYQSRLSPLQSGCCKPPSVCGFSYVSPTVWTAPARPAADPDCGLWSNDPGQLCYECESCKAGLLEALRDQWHKANIALVVATVALVILYLVGCSAYKNAQAAAIFGRYKY; from the exons ATGCCCATCCATCCGGGCCTCCGGAGAGGAcatcgacagcagcagcagccaccacGGCACCACCCACCCAGGCAGAGCGCAGAGCAGCACAGCCACCTCAccacccgccgccaccaccacctcgccATGGCGGTGAGCAACAACATCACGGCGTGCGTGACGCTCCTAGCGCTAATCTGCGCTGTCCCCGTCATCGCCTCAGGGATCTGGTTCGCGTCAGCACAGGGCGAGGAGTGCGCGCGGCTAGCGCGGTGGCCCGTGGCGATCCTAGGCGGGCTGCTCCTCCTGGCCGCGCTCGCGGGCTTCGTGGGCGCGTACTGGAACCGGCGCCGGCTGCTGGCGTTCTACCTCTTCGCGATGGCGTCGCTGGTCGTGCTGCTCATCGCGCTGCTCGTCTTCGCCTTCGCCGTCACGCGCGGGTCCGGGGCGTACCCGGTGCTGGGGCGCGCCTACGACGACTACCACCTCGACGGGTTCTCCATGTGGCTCAGAGGGTATGTGTCTGATGACCCTGGAAGGTGGGAGAAGATCAGGGCGTGCCTCGCTGTCTCTGATACTTGTAAGAAGCTCACGAGACAGGCCGCGTTCACTAGCGCCGAGCAGTTCTATCAGTCGCGCCTCTCCCCGCTCCAG TCTGGGTGCTGCAAGCCGCCGTCGGTATGCGGGTTCAGCTACGTGAGCCCGACGGTGTGGACGGCCCCGGCGCGGCCGGCGGCAGACCCGGACTGCGGGCTGTGGAGCAACGACCCGGGGCAGCTGTGCTACGAGTGCGAGTCCTGCAAGGCGGGCCTCCTGGAGGCGCTCCGGGACCAGTGGCACAAGGCCAACATCGCGCTCGTCGTCGCCACCGTCGCGCTCGTCATCCTCTACCTCGTCGGCTGCAGCGCATACAAGAACGCGCAGGCCGCCGCCATCTTCGGCCGCTACAAGTACTAG